A stretch of Lepisosteus oculatus isolate fLepOcu1 chromosome 11, fLepOcu1.hap2, whole genome shotgun sequence DNA encodes these proteins:
- the arl3l1 gene encoding ADP ribosylation factor like GTPase 3, like 1 isoform X2 — protein MGEVQKKLKGSTEQELRIVLLGLDNAGKTTLLKKLASEDVNTITPTQGFNIKSVASNGMKLNVWDIGGQRKIRPFWKKYLENTDLLIYVIDSADKKRFEETGQELSELIEEENLKGVPVLIFANKQDLVSAAPASEIAEGLNLHTYRDREWQIQACSALSGEGVQDGMNWICNNIVNKKK, from the exons ATGGGAGAAGTGCAAAAG AAACTGAAAGGTTCCACTGAGCAGGAGTTGAGGATAGTTCTTCTGGGATTGGACAATGCTGGGAAAACGACATTACTGAAGAAGCTTGCTTCAGAAGATGTGAACACAATCACTCCAACACAG GGTTTCAATATTAAAAGTGTGGCTTCCAATGGTATGAAACTGAATGTCTGGGATATTGGAGGCCAACGGAAAATTCGCCCTTTCTGGAAGAAGTATTTAGAGAACACAGACTTGTTG atCTATGTCATAGACAGTGCAGACAAGAAACGGTTTGAAGAAACAGGccag GAACTTTCTGAACTCATAGAGGAGGAGAACCTGAAAGGTGTCCCTGTGCTCATCTTCGCTAACAAGCAGGACCTGGTGTCAGCAGCTCCAGCAAGTGAAATTGCAGAGGGGCTCAACCTTCACACATACCGGGACAGGGAGTGGCAAATTCAGGCCTGCTCAGCGCTGTCAGGGGAAGGCGTGCAG
- the arl3l1 gene encoding ADP ribosylation factor like GTPase 3, like 1 isoform X1: MGEVQKGLFSVIQKLKGSTEQELRIVLLGLDNAGKTTLLKKLASEDVNTITPTQGFNIKSVASNGMKLNVWDIGGQRKIRPFWKKYLENTDLLIYVIDSADKKRFEETGQELSELIEEENLKGVPVLIFANKQDLVSAAPASEIAEGLNLHTYRDREWQIQACSALSGEGVQDGMNWICNNIVNKKK, encoded by the exons ATGGGAGAAGTGCAAAAG GGTTTATTTTCTGTCATTCAGAAACTGAAAGGTTCCACTGAGCAGGAGTTGAGGATAGTTCTTCTGGGATTGGACAATGCTGGGAAAACGACATTACTGAAGAAGCTTGCTTCAGAAGATGTGAACACAATCACTCCAACACAG GGTTTCAATATTAAAAGTGTGGCTTCCAATGGTATGAAACTGAATGTCTGGGATATTGGAGGCCAACGGAAAATTCGCCCTTTCTGGAAGAAGTATTTAGAGAACACAGACTTGTTG atCTATGTCATAGACAGTGCAGACAAGAAACGGTTTGAAGAAACAGGccag GAACTTTCTGAACTCATAGAGGAGGAGAACCTGAAAGGTGTCCCTGTGCTCATCTTCGCTAACAAGCAGGACCTGGTGTCAGCAGCTCCAGCAAGTGAAATTGCAGAGGGGCTCAACCTTCACACATACCGGGACAGGGAGTGGCAAATTCAGGCCTGCTCAGCGCTGTCAGGGGAAGGCGTGCAG